The Aminithiophilus ramosus genome contains a region encoding:
- a CDS encoding GNAT family N-acetyltransferase: MTLSQRPVIDMVLETQRLRIRPLVPDDAPFILALLNDPSFLEFIGDKGVRTLDGARTYIAEGPMESRRTRGFALDLVEERLSGEPLGICGLVKRPALDDVDVGYAFLPAFHGRGYAVEAVGAVVVDSRRLGLKRLAAVVNGANGRSLSLLRKLGFRREGKIRLGEGEAEVELYLFDF, from the coding sequence GTGACCCTCTCGCAAAGGCCGGTGATCGACATGGTTCTCGAAACGCAACGTCTCCGCATCCGTCCCCTCGTCCCCGACGACGCTCCCTTCATCCTCGCCCTTCTCAACGATCCCTCCTTTTTGGAGTTCATCGGCGACAAGGGAGTGAGGACCCTTGACGGGGCCCGGACCTATATCGCAGAGGGGCCCATGGAGAGCCGCAGGACGCGGGGATTCGCCCTCGACCTCGTCGAGGAGAGGCTTTCCGGCGAGCCCCTGGGCATCTGCGGCCTCGTCAAACGCCCCGCCCTGGACGACGTCGACGTGGGCTACGCCTTCCTGCCCGCCTTTCACGGCAGAGGCTACGCCGTCGAGGCCGTCGGGGCCGTCGTCGTCGACAGCCGTCGCCTGGGGCTGAAACGCCTGGCCGCCGTCGTCAACGGCGCCAACGGGCGCTCCCTCTCCCTTCTGCGCAAGCTGGGCTTCCGCCGCGAGGGGAAAATCCGCCTCGGCGAGGGCGAGGCCGAGGTGGAGCTCTACCTTTTCGACTTTTAG
- a CDS encoding lectin like domain-containing protein has protein sequence MRAQKGKKTNRLSGVILVGVLLLGAVPVRGGVPPRALSPAALSGGVRGPVDFESRRWEAFFSSPGQEKRSGERLSLPARFDLREEGRVNPVELQTPSGLCWAFSTLGSFESSLLPGEDRAFSEWHLAFAAFCSGVFETFAPPEEDEVSPDFADQGGDTLMSVALLSRGGSPVDEVDLPFGTDVEGQVPEDYALPSGRKLLREAYWLHLLSVRPYPESLDVPAADPTRYDRHALKRILRDGGALSVCYHDDVLRYYNPETFAYYCSAPDGPEIVNHMVMIVGWDDAFPRERFLERPPEDGAWLAKNSYSSNWGDEGYFWISYADTSFVEGTVFRATSDDYASIYQHDPLGMTANVTDGGAREIWLANVFRAENEAEIAAVSFYTTDLETAYRVYVIPGFGGFPLAEDLASHEAARGTKTYPGYYLVDLDRGVTLSTGPFAVVVALHNPDYAYPAAVEIPLGDWYRKNAKASPGQSYWSADGVHFTDLTAASFEGASSANACIKAFAKGAPEPSSTLAVTTFQTDGAPSAEEPVTFSATVTGGVPPYTYLFDFGDRTVRSEPLPHASHAYAFAKAYTARITVEDGTGARAAAALPLNVAPFASAERQEEGPDGAAAFPLSFLRWSGASKVEGTIVAAEAEEPFEADVKVTLLTGKDALVASGPKAIAICPEAFDEEDGRYDWVDYYGSIEGEFFYRAARLSLEITPTTACGKAVLLRDVRFVLRAEDLGNDSSHRAIEELESHFAFFARRSTDPEAFLCHDYGRRRFAQADSSGTVALYLEELSIVLPGDGEDEEPGVVVSEEDDRYVLTLDVWEKCEGPLVEGSSSGCALGTGSVGASALVVGVPLVVLARRRFRR, from the coding sequence ATGAGGGCTCAGAAAGGGAAGAAGACGAACCGCCTCTCGGGAGTGATTCTTGTTGGGGTCCTTCTGCTCGGAGCTGTTCCGGTCCGTGGGGGGGTGCCTCCCCGCGCCCTGTCTCCCGCCGCCCTTTCCGGAGGCGTGAGAGGCCCCGTCGATTTTGAAAGCCGACGGTGGGAGGCCTTCTTCTCCTCTCCCGGCCAGGAAAAACGTTCCGGAGAGAGGCTTTCCCTCCCTGCCCGTTTCGATCTCCGTGAGGAGGGGCGAGTCAACCCCGTCGAGCTTCAGACGCCCTCGGGGCTCTGCTGGGCCTTCTCCACCCTGGGATCTTTCGAGTCGAGCTTGCTGCCCGGCGAGGATCGAGCCTTTTCCGAGTGGCACCTCGCCTTTGCCGCCTTTTGCTCGGGAGTCTTCGAGACCTTCGCTCCGCCCGAGGAGGATGAGGTCTCTCCCGATTTCGCCGACCAAGGCGGAGATACGCTGATGAGCGTCGCTCTCCTGTCCAGGGGAGGGAGTCCCGTTGATGAGGTGGACCTTCCCTTCGGGACCGACGTGGAGGGACAGGTTCCCGAGGATTACGCTCTTCCGTCGGGGCGGAAGCTTCTTCGCGAGGCCTACTGGCTCCACCTTCTGTCGGTCCGTCCCTACCCGGAGTCGCTCGACGTGCCTGCCGCGGATCCGACACGCTACGACCGGCACGCGTTGAAGCGAATTCTCCGTGATGGCGGCGCCCTTTCCGTATGTTACCATGACGACGTCCTGAGGTACTACAACCCGGAGACGTTCGCCTACTACTGCAGTGCTCCGGACGGGCCCGAGATCGTCAATCATATGGTGATGATCGTCGGATGGGACGATGCCTTTCCCAGGGAGCGCTTTTTGGAGAGACCTCCTGAAGATGGGGCCTGGCTCGCCAAAAACAGCTATTCCAGCAACTGGGGCGATGAAGGGTATTTCTGGATATCCTATGCCGATACGAGCTTCGTCGAGGGGACGGTTTTCCGGGCGACGTCGGACGACTACGCCTCCATTTACCAGCATGACCCGTTGGGCATGACGGCCAACGTCACGGACGGCGGGGCCAGGGAGATCTGGCTCGCCAACGTCTTTCGTGCCGAAAACGAGGCGGAGATCGCTGCCGTGAGTTTCTACACCACCGATCTGGAGACGGCCTATCGGGTCTACGTCATCCCGGGCTTCGGGGGTTTCCCTCTTGCCGAGGACCTCGCTTCCCACGAGGCGGCAAGGGGAACGAAGACCTATCCCGGTTATTATCTTGTCGATCTGGACAGGGGCGTAACCCTCTCGACCGGTCCCTTCGCCGTCGTCGTGGCTCTCCACAATCCCGACTACGCGTACCCCGCCGCCGTGGAAATCCCCCTCGGCGATTGGTACAGAAAGAACGCCAAGGCATCTCCGGGCCAGAGCTACTGGAGCGCCGACGGCGTGCATTTCACCGACCTCACCGCAGCCTCTTTCGAGGGCGCGTCCTCGGCCAACGCCTGCATCAAGGCTTTTGCCAAGGGTGCGCCGGAGCCTTCGTCGACGCTTGCCGTCACGACATTCCAAACCGATGGAGCCCCTTCGGCGGAAGAGCCTGTAACCTTTTCCGCGACCGTCACGGGAGGCGTTCCGCCCTATACCTACCTCTTCGATTTCGGAGATCGGACGGTGCGGAGTGAACCGTTGCCCCATGCTTCTCATGCCTACGCCTTCGCCAAGGCCTACACGGCGCGGATCACCGTCGAAGATGGAACGGGAGCCCGCGCCGCCGCTGCTCTCCCGCTGAACGTGGCTCCTTTCGCTTCGGCCGAGCGACAGGAGGAGGGCCCTGACGGCGCCGCGGCCTTTCCGCTCTCTTTCCTCCGATGGAGCGGCGCTTCTAAAGTCGAGGGAACGATCGTTGCCGCTGAGGCGGAAGAGCCCTTCGAGGCCGACGTGAAGGTCACGCTCCTGACGGGAAAGGACGCCCTCGTCGCCAGCGGTCCGAAGGCGATCGCCATCTGTCCCGAGGCCTTCGACGAAGAGGACGGGCGTTACGATTGGGTGGACTATTACGGGAGCATCGAAGGGGAGTTCTTCTATCGGGCTGCCCGCTTGAGCCTGGAGATCACGCCGACGACGGCCTGCGGGAAGGCGGTTCTGCTGCGGGATGTGCGCTTTGTCCTCAGGGCGGAAGATCTGGGCAACGATTCGTCGCACCGTGCCATCGAGGAACTGGAAAGTCATTTCGCCTTCTTCGCCCGGAGGAGCACCGATCCCGAGGCCTTCCTCTGTCACGACTACGGGCGGAGGCGTTTTGCCCAGGCCGATTCTTCGGGAACGGTGGCCCTCTACCTCGAAGAACTGTCTATCGTCCTTCCCGGTGACGGGGAGGACGAGGAGCCCGGCGTGGTCGTGAGCGAGGAGGACGATCGTTACGTCCTGACTCTCGACGTCTGGGAAAAATGCGAGGGACCTCTCGTTGAGGGAAGCTCTTCCGGCTGTGCCCTTGGGACCGGCTCCGTCGGCGCGTCGGCCCTTGTCGTCGGCGTCCCTCTGGTGGTTCTGGCGCGGAGAAGGTTTCGCCGCTGA
- a CDS encoding amidohydrolase produces the protein MEEQRRRVADFISAKKELFIAASDWIAANPELGCEEYRASRLWVDLLREQGFRLVFPYGGYETAFCAEAGGSEGPLVVFLAEYDALPDVGHGCGHNWSGALSVLAGSALASLFPALPGRVRVVGTPAEETVGAKIDMAHAGLFDDVDLAVMIHAESARTKVVCKCLAMEGVAFRFQGRSAHAAAAPWEGRNALNGLHLFFHALDMLRQHLRPEVRMHGIVTSGGAAPNVVPESAEGRFYFRAPRRAEVEALVRQVRKCACGAALATGTTVTWWTYEKPMDDMVRNPTAERLMAELLEERGYPCSASEEASGSSDVGNVSYRCPTLHPEMATVREPLVIHTREFARAMTSPAAHASLLAGAEALALCGYRILTDRALREQVRADFLRFRDKESEDR, from the coding sequence GTGGAAGAACAGAGACGACGAGTGGCCGATTTCATCAGCGCAAAAAAGGAGCTATTTATCGCCGCGAGCGATTGGATTGCGGCGAATCCCGAACTGGGGTGCGAAGAGTATAGAGCGAGTCGCCTCTGGGTGGATCTTCTGCGGGAACAGGGTTTTCGCCTGGTTTTTCCCTACGGCGGGTACGAGACGGCTTTCTGTGCCGAGGCAGGAGGGAGCGAGGGGCCTCTCGTGGTTTTTCTTGCGGAGTACGATGCCCTTCCCGATGTGGGGCATGGCTGCGGTCACAACTGGAGCGGCGCCCTTTCGGTTCTGGCCGGGTCCGCGCTGGCCTCGCTTTTTCCCGCGCTGCCGGGGCGGGTGCGCGTCGTGGGGACACCTGCGGAGGAAACGGTCGGGGCCAAGATTGACATGGCCCATGCGGGGCTTTTCGACGATGTGGACCTCGCCGTGATGATTCACGCCGAATCGGCCCGCACGAAAGTGGTCTGTAAGTGTCTCGCCATGGAAGGTGTGGCCTTTCGCTTCCAGGGCAGATCCGCCCATGCCGCGGCCGCTCCCTGGGAGGGACGGAACGCCCTCAACGGTCTCCATCTCTTTTTTCACGCCCTGGACATGCTCCGTCAGCATCTCCGTCCCGAGGTCCGCATGCACGGTATCGTCACTTCAGGGGGGGCTGCTCCGAACGTCGTCCCCGAAAGCGCCGAAGGGCGTTTTTATTTCCGGGCTCCCCGAAGGGCCGAAGTCGAGGCCCTCGTCAGGCAGGTCCGAAAGTGTGCCTGCGGGGCTGCCCTCGCCACGGGAACGACCGTCACCTGGTGGACGTACGAAAAGCCCATGGACGACATGGTTCGCAACCCCACAGCGGAGCGTCTCATGGCGGAGTTGCTCGAAGAACGAGGTTATCCCTGCTCCGCTTCCGAAGAGGCTTCTGGATCGAGCGACGTGGGCAACGTCAGTTACCGCTGTCCCACCCTGCACCCTGAGATGGCGACCGTACGGGAGCCGCTCGTCATCCACACCCGGGAATTCGCCCGGGCCATGACCTCTCCAGCGGCTCACGCCTCTCTTCTGGCCGGAGCCGAGGCTCTCGCCCTGTGCGGCTATCGGATCCTGACGGACCGGGCGTTGCGGGAACAGGTTCGCGCCGATTTTCTCAGATTTCGAGACAAGGAGAGTGAGGACCGATGA
- a CDS encoding PTS sugar transporter subunit IIA — MFGIGARRLRIMAPLSGQIVSLDDVPDPVFSARLVGDGVAIDPDGDGLVVAPCDGELVVLFPTGHAFGIKSPEGVEILVHIGIETVSLRGEGFTCLASRGDFLKAGDPVVRFEREALARAVSRLSPVVVTAGARSFEAVDGSVRAGRDLLLTVTRS, encoded by the coding sequence GTGTTCGGCATTGGCGCCAGGCGCCTCAGGATCATGGCGCCTCTGTCGGGGCAGATCGTCTCCCTCGACGACGTGCCCGATCCCGTCTTCTCCGCCCGCCTCGTCGGCGACGGCGTCGCCATCGATCCCGACGGCGACGGTCTCGTCGTCGCCCCCTGCGACGGCGAGCTCGTCGTCCTCTTCCCGACGGGACACGCCTTCGGCATCAAAAGCCCCGAAGGGGTGGAGATCCTCGTCCACATCGGCATCGAGACCGTGTCGCTCCGGGGAGAGGGTTTCACCTGTCTGGCCTCACGGGGCGACTTTCTGAAGGCGGGAGACCCCGTCGTCCGCTTCGAAAGGGAGGCCCTGGCCCGGGCCGTCTCGCGTCTCTCGCCCGTCGTCGTCACGGCCGGGGCCCGCTCCTTCGAGGCCGTCGACGGATCTGTCCGGGCAGGCCGGGACCTGCTTCTCACCGTGACGCGCTCCTGA
- a CDS encoding PucR family transcriptional regulator encodes MKLSTMLTLPLFRGAQVVAGRDYLDNRVTWINLMEILDSFDQLQPGEFLISTGYGLKDDATAAQAILSQLASRRIAGLALQPGYYIDEIPGTFVEAAEDKGLPLIRLPAKLTFGTITKALFDAMGALPSEQGGETTPLRRQSTHHLTERLRDTFIDDLLEGRGVASYSDTCIRADSLGFRLDLTYQVGVIRFLSGRTLSPADGEAPLLQAVTEDRALFPAAYWRHREREHVLLFSTTARNAKSLFVEALRHLLPKDAACLMGIGYPSAKLEGISKSYEEARIAADLGRHLHCPALVTAFRDVEALHLLRACRNGEELQHFCERVLAPLVDYDRKHRAPLRETLQLYLQSLNKIRTSQELFIHRQTLAFRLRKIEEITGRNLESADDRLILELGLAAESLLSSQTPPGEAWGGPPGATPARNAELHRPLGAADRP; translated from the coding sequence TTGAAACTCTCGACCATGCTTACCCTCCCTCTCTTCCGGGGGGCCCAGGTCGTCGCGGGAAGGGACTACCTGGACAACAGGGTCACCTGGATCAACCTCATGGAGATTCTCGACTCCTTCGACCAACTCCAACCCGGAGAATTTCTCATCTCCACGGGCTATGGCCTGAAGGATGACGCCACGGCGGCTCAAGCCATCCTCTCGCAGCTGGCCTCGCGCCGCATCGCCGGATTGGCCCTCCAGCCGGGTTACTACATCGACGAAATTCCCGGGACTTTCGTGGAGGCGGCGGAAGACAAGGGACTGCCTCTGATCCGTCTTCCCGCGAAACTGACTTTCGGCACGATCACCAAGGCCCTTTTCGACGCCATGGGCGCCCTGCCCTCCGAGCAAGGAGGAGAGACCACCCCTCTCCGCAGACAGAGCACGCATCATCTGACGGAGAGGCTGCGGGACACCTTCATCGACGATCTTCTCGAAGGCCGAGGCGTTGCGAGTTATTCCGATACCTGCATCCGCGCCGACTCCCTCGGCTTTCGCCTCGATCTGACCTACCAGGTCGGTGTGATTCGCTTTCTCTCCGGCCGCACCCTCTCCCCCGCCGACGGGGAAGCGCCCCTTCTGCAAGCCGTCACCGAAGACCGGGCCCTCTTTCCGGCCGCCTACTGGCGCCACAGGGAGAGGGAACACGTCCTCCTTTTCTCCACCACGGCAAGGAACGCGAAAAGCCTCTTCGTCGAGGCCCTGCGCCATCTTCTTCCGAAGGATGCCGCTTGCCTCATGGGCATCGGCTATCCTTCGGCCAAGCTGGAGGGCATTTCCAAAAGCTACGAGGAGGCCCGCATTGCCGCCGATCTGGGGCGACACCTCCACTGCCCCGCCCTCGTCACCGCCTTTCGCGACGTAGAGGCGCTGCACCTTCTCCGGGCCTGCCGAAACGGGGAGGAACTGCAGCACTTCTGCGAGAGGGTCCTCGCTCCTCTTGTCGACTACGACAGGAAGCACAGGGCCCCTCTACGGGAGACGCTGCAACTCTACCTTCAGAGCCTCAACAAGATCCGCACCTCTCAGGAACTTTTCATTCATCGCCAGACTCTGGCCTTCAGACTCCGCAAAATCGAGGAGATCACGGGGAGAAACCTTGAAAGCGCCGATGATCGGCTCATCCTGGAACTGGGGCTGGCCGCAGAATCGCTCCTCTCGTCCCAGACGCCTCCCGGAGAGGCTTGGGGCGGCCCGCCGGGAGCGACGCCGGCGAGGAATGCCGAACTTCACCGGCCCTTGGGTGCAGCCGATCGACCGTGA
- a CDS encoding Rpn family recombination-promoting nuclease/putative transposase: MGDKDRAFRNFLSDKVLFFQFLRRFLRFGTLEGVGLEDIELENVSFISQELVARESDVLYRIRRGGKETYIYILVEHQSSVDHLMPFRLLAYMVRIWERCVEEAGSKSRRKSYLLPPVIPVVFYDGMQKWTVASTFVEKVENGDAFAGFVPNFSYHLMVLGKRTSEELLAFRDALGGLLYLANPSKEEDLSMTVRRLLEYRKLLPPEEREILSRHFAGYLTILAKREGVDLSGMAEEIASEEEAEKMVTYVQREIRKIRKEGRLEGREEGRQEGRMEGRQEGRQEGRQEGRMEGRQEGRREAMLESARKMLSRGFDAAQVADVLDLPLEQVRALAESEGEKG, encoded by the coding sequence ATGGGAGACAAGGACCGGGCCTTCCGCAACTTTCTGAGCGACAAAGTCCTCTTTTTCCAGTTTCTGAGGCGCTTTCTCCGCTTCGGGACGCTGGAGGGAGTGGGCCTGGAGGACATCGAACTGGAGAACGTCTCCTTCATCTCCCAGGAACTCGTCGCGCGGGAATCGGACGTCCTCTACCGGATCCGCCGCGGAGGGAAGGAGACCTACATCTACATCCTCGTCGAGCACCAATCGAGCGTGGACCACCTCATGCCCTTCCGCCTGCTGGCCTACATGGTGCGCATCTGGGAGCGCTGCGTGGAAGAGGCGGGGTCGAAATCGAGGAGGAAGAGCTACCTGCTGCCGCCCGTCATCCCCGTGGTCTTCTACGACGGAATGCAGAAATGGACGGTGGCGTCGACCTTCGTCGAGAAGGTCGAAAACGGGGATGCCTTCGCGGGATTCGTGCCCAACTTCAGCTACCACCTCATGGTCCTGGGCAAGCGGACGTCGGAGGAGCTCCTGGCCTTCCGGGACGCGCTGGGAGGTCTGCTCTACCTGGCCAACCCGTCGAAGGAAGAGGACCTGTCCATGACGGTGCGTCGTCTGCTGGAGTACCGCAAGCTCCTTCCGCCGGAGGAGCGTGAGATCCTGTCGCGCCACTTCGCGGGCTACCTGACGATCCTGGCGAAGCGTGAGGGAGTGGACCTGAGCGGAATGGCCGAAGAAATCGCGAGCGAAGAGGAGGCGGAGAAGATGGTGACCTACGTGCAGCGCGAGATCAGGAAGATCAGGAAGGAAGGCCGCCTGGAAGGCCGCGAGGAGGGCCGTCAGGAGGGTCGTATGGAAGGCCGCCAGGAGGGCCGTCAGGAGGGCCGTCAGGAAGGCCGTATGGAAGGTCGTCAGGAAGGCCGTCGCGAGGCGATGCTTGAAAGCGCCCGGAAGATGCTCTCCCGCGGCTTCGACGCCGCCCAGGTGGCCGACGTCCTCGACCTTCCCCTGGAGCAGGTGCGTGCCCTGGCGGAATCGGAGGGGGAAAAGGGCTGA
- the nagB gene encoding glucosamine-6-phosphate deaminase — MRVVTARDYDQMSRKASYIVASRVILNPKCVLGLATGDTPKGLYRELAFLFRAGDVDFSGVTTFNLDEYVGLAPDHPNSYQSYMREHFFRFVNVSPGRRHIPDGTVPDLAAECRRYEAAIERAGGIDLQILGLGRDGHIGFNEPDVKFETGTHVVTLAESTLEANARFFAHAGDVPRSAISMGIRTIMSARRILLLAAGAEKAEAIRGAVLGAVTPDLPASVLQLHPNVTVIVDEAAARTL; from the coding sequence ATGCGCGTCGTGACTGCCCGAGACTATGATCAGATGAGCCGCAAGGCCTCCTACATCGTGGCCAGCCGGGTCATCCTGAACCCCAAGTGCGTCCTGGGCCTCGCCACGGGTGACACGCCCAAGGGGCTCTACCGCGAACTGGCCTTTCTCTTCCGGGCCGGAGACGTCGATTTCTCGGGCGTCACCACCTTCAATCTCGACGAATACGTGGGGCTGGCGCCCGACCATCCCAACAGCTACCAGAGCTACATGAGGGAGCACTTCTTCCGCTTCGTCAACGTCTCTCCCGGCAGGCGCCACATCCCCGACGGGACGGTGCCGGACCTGGCTGCCGAGTGCCGCCGCTACGAGGCGGCCATCGAGAGGGCCGGAGGCATCGACCTGCAGATCCTGGGCCTGGGGCGCGACGGTCACATCGGCTTCAACGAGCCCGACGTGAAGTTCGAAACGGGGACCCATGTCGTGACGCTCGCCGAGAGCACCCTCGAGGCCAACGCCCGCTTCTTCGCCCACGCCGGCGACGTCCCCCGGAGCGCCATCAGCATGGGCATCCGGACCATCATGAGCGCCCGGCGGATCCTCCTCCTCGCCGCGGGGGCCGAGAAGGCCGAGGCCATCAGGGGAGCCGTCCTGGGCGCCGTCACGCCCGACCTGCCCGCCTCGGTCCTCCAGCTCCACCCCAACGTCACCGTCATCGTCGACGAGGCGGCGGCGAGAACGCTCTGA
- a CDS encoding DUF7916 family protein, translated as MARRMLDAQTSHLAAMTGRELLESFRAAEGRTLVAEIIAPAPPLLGDVTNAELARAFGADLILLNMFDVERPRIEGLPSGDDDFFLRTYPDGSVLGGPVRIGAIRELKVLVGRPVAVNLEPVDDDEVVLSMRAPVPPGRRATAESALEAKEQGASMIVLTGNPATGVTTAAITGALGTLRKAVGPDLILAAGKMHGAGSSRDAASPLVDEGTIEAWVGSGADIVLLPAPGTVPGLSVDAVRSRVDAVHGRGALAMTTIGTSQEGSDEATIRQIALWAKSCGADLHHIGDSGYPGIAVPENILAYSVAIRGRRHAWRRMASSLAR; from the coding sequence ATGGCACGACGCATGCTCGACGCGCAGACGTCCCACCTGGCGGCCATGACGGGACGGGAGCTTCTCGAAAGCTTCCGCGCCGCCGAGGGACGGACCCTCGTCGCCGAAATCATCGCCCCGGCGCCGCCCCTTCTGGGCGACGTCACCAACGCCGAACTGGCCCGGGCCTTCGGCGCCGACCTGATCCTCCTCAACATGTTCGACGTCGAGCGCCCCCGCATCGAGGGGCTCCCGTCGGGCGACGACGACTTCTTCCTCCGTACCTACCCCGACGGGTCGGTCCTGGGCGGGCCCGTCCGGATAGGTGCGATTCGGGAGCTCAAGGTCCTCGTCGGCCGTCCCGTCGCCGTCAATCTCGAACCCGTCGACGACGACGAGGTCGTCCTCTCCATGAGGGCCCCCGTGCCCCCGGGACGGCGGGCCACGGCGGAATCGGCCCTCGAGGCCAAAGAGCAGGGCGCCTCCATGATCGTCCTCACGGGCAACCCCGCCACGGGCGTCACGACGGCGGCCATCACCGGAGCCCTCGGAACCCTCCGGAAGGCCGTCGGGCCCGACCTGATCCTGGCGGCGGGCAAGATGCACGGGGCCGGATCGTCGCGCGACGCGGCCTCTCCCCTCGTCGACGAGGGGACGATCGAGGCCTGGGTCGGCTCCGGAGCGGACATCGTCCTCCTCCCCGCTCCGGGGACCGTTCCGGGCCTTTCCGTCGATGCCGTCCGGTCGCGCGTCGACGCCGTCCACGGAAGGGGAGCCCTGGCCATGACGACGATCGGCACCTCCCAGGAGGGCTCCGACGAGGCGACAATCCGCCAGATCGCCCTCTGGGCCAAAAGCTGCGGCGCCGATCTTCACCACATCGGCGATTCGGGCTACCCCGGTATCGCCGTGCCCGAAAACATCCTGGCCTACTCCGTGGCCATCCGAGGGCGGCGTCACGCCTGGCGACGCATGGCGTCGTCCCTGGCGAGGTAG
- a CDS encoding DJ-1 family glyoxalase III: MKRTVLVPLAQGFEEIEAVTVIDVLRRAKAEVITASLGDLAVEGAHGLTLKADTRLEECRERDFDLVVLPGGMPGASHLAASPTLEKLLRRHVGARHPLGAICAAPAVVLGGLGLLEGRGAVATYPSFRDRLDEAHRTNERLCVEPDLVTAAGPGVAMDFALALVALLAGQDAADDLARALIVD, encoded by the coding sequence ATGAAACGAACCGTCCTTGTTCCGCTGGCCCAGGGGTTCGAGGAGATCGAGGCCGTAACGGTCATCGACGTGCTCCGCCGGGCCAAAGCGGAGGTGATCACGGCCTCTCTGGGCGATCTCGCCGTCGAGGGGGCCCACGGCCTCACCCTTAAGGCCGACACGAGGCTCGAAGAATGCCGGGAAAGGGACTTCGACCTCGTCGTTCTCCCCGGAGGCATGCCCGGGGCGTCTCATCTGGCCGCCTCGCCGACGCTGGAAAAGCTGCTGCGCCGCCACGTCGGGGCCCGACATCCCCTGGGGGCGATCTGCGCCGCCCCCGCCGTCGTCCTCGGCGGCCTGGGGCTCCTGGAGGGCCGGGGGGCCGTGGCGACCTACCCCTCCTTCCGCGATCGGCTCGACGAGGCCCACAGGACCAACGAACGGCTCTGCGTCGAACCCGACCTCGTCACGGCAGCCGGGCCCGGCGTGGCCATGGACTTCGCCCTGGCCCTCGTCGCGCTCCTGGCGGGACAGGACGCGGCCGACGACCTGGCCCGGGCCCTGATCGTCGACTGA
- a CDS encoding YfcC family protein, translating to MKEHGKEPGTGLEKEARKPLLQNLHVYVLLVGVLMMLTALTYVIPAGEYETFDDPVSGRTLLLPGSYHQVDSSPVSFFSMVGSIQRGMIDASDIIFFILFAYGFVNVLIESGTLFGAVGAMLRRFKGVGTLIIPSFMFLFGILGSTVGIFEEVYGLIPAFMGIFLALGYDGLVGGAVVVVGVATGFAAATLNPFTIGVAQKIAQLPFGSGWPFRVAVFIAFQSLAVFYVMRYAARVKRDPKLSFVDGVAFPMGEGVDEAQIRSYPFTGRHRISAFCLVLTVVLVITGTTQWGWYLDELAALFIIMMVVVGRINGYGFNRIAELFVAAVGRVALGALVVGLARSLTLVMTEGRIIHTVIYWASNVVSGLSHNFAAVGMLVVQNLLNFFIPSGSGQAAASMPIMVPLADALEIKRQVAVLAFQFGDGFSNLIWPTAVATECGIMGVPIQRWYRFMVPLFLLMFVLQVIFILVAVAINLGPA from the coding sequence ATGAAGGAGCACGGAAAGGAACCAGGGACAGGTCTGGAAAAAGAGGCGCGCAAACCTCTTCTGCAGAATCTCCACGTCTATGTCCTTCTCGTCGGCGTTCTTATGATGCTGACGGCCCTGACCTATGTCATTCCGGCCGGAGAATACGAGACGTTCGACGATCCCGTATCGGGGCGGACGCTGCTTCTTCCAGGATCATACCATCAGGTGGATTCCTCGCCCGTGAGCTTCTTCTCCATGGTGGGGAGCATTCAAAGGGGCATGATCGACGCTTCGGACATCATTTTCTTCATCCTCTTCGCCTATGGTTTCGTCAACGTCCTCATCGAATCGGGCACGCTTTTCGGTGCCGTAGGCGCCATGCTGCGCCGTTTCAAGGGGGTCGGCACCCTCATCATCCCCTCCTTCATGTTTCTTTTCGGCATCCTCGGTTCGACGGTGGGCATTTTCGAGGAGGTCTACGGCCTGATTCCGGCCTTCATGGGCATTTTCCTCGCCCTGGGCTATGATGGCCTCGTCGGCGGTGCCGTCGTCGTCGTCGGAGTGGCGACGGGCTTTGCCGCCGCCACTCTCAACCCCTTCACCATTGGCGTCGCTCAGAAGATCGCCCAGCTTCCCTTCGGTTCGGGGTGGCCCTTCCGAGTCGCCGTTTTCATCGCCTTTCAAAGTCTCGCCGTCTTCTACGTCATGCGCTACGCCGCCAGGGTGAAGAGAGACCCGAAACTCAGTTTCGTCGACGGCGTTGCCTTCCCCATGGGAGAAGGCGTCGACGAGGCCCAGATCCGCAGCTATCCTTTTACGGGAAGACATCGGATCAGCGCCTTCTGTCTTGTGCTCACCGTGGTCCTTGTCATCACGGGAACGACGCAATGGGGATGGTACCTGGACGAACTGGCGGCCCTTTTCATCATCATGATGGTCGTCGTCGGACGGATCAACGGCTACGGGTTCAACCGCATCGCCGAACTCTTCGTGGCGGCCGTGGGACGCGTCGCCCTGGGAGCGCTCGTCGTGGGACTCGCCCGCTCCCTCACTCTGGTCATGACCGAGGGCCGGATCATCCACACCGTTATCTACTGGGCTTCCAATGTCGTTTCGGGCCTTTCGCACAACTTCGCCGCCGTGGGCATGCTGGTGGTCCAGAACCTCCTGAATTTTTTCATTCCCTCGGGAAGCGGTCAGGCCGCAGCCTCCATGCCCATCATGGTGCCCCTCGCCGATGCCCTCGAGATCAAGCGGCAGGTGGCGGTCCTCGCCTTTCAGTTCGGAGACGGTTTCTCGAACCTCATATGGCCCACGGCAGTGGCCACGGAGTGCGGCATCATGGGCGTTCCCATCCAGCGGTGGTACCGTTTCATGGTGCCGCTTTTCCTGCTCATGTTCGTGCTTCAGGTGATTTTCATCCTCGTTGCCGTAGCCATCAATCTGGGGCCTGCATAG